A single genomic interval of Asinibacterium sp. OR53 harbors:
- a CDS encoding CusA/CzcA family heavy metal efflux RND transporter, giving the protein MLNKIIEFSIKNKLIIGLFMLALIGYGVYEIKRLPIDAVPDITNNQVQVITTAPALGAPDVERLITFPIEQVNNNIPGLLELRSFSRFGLSVVTIVFDDNTDIYWARQQVAERLQQAQEQIPKGFGTPVLAPVTTGLGEIYQYTVRPKKGYENKYNAMELRTIQDWIVRRQLLGVKGVAEVSSFGGLLKQYEIAVTPEKLMAYNIAIGDVFNALEKNNQNTGGAYIEKGPTILFIRSEGLVGNMDDIQNIVVKNLPNGTPLLIRDIGAVHFGNAPRYGAMTYNGQQQVSGAVVMMLKGANSNEVIKNIKQRIAQIEKSLPEGVTIDPFLDRTKMVNNAISTVTRNLMEGALIVIFVLVLFLGNLRAGLLVASVIPLSMLFAIILMNTFGVSGNLMSLGALDFGLIVDGAVIIVEAVMHKLSHSKRFSNVNNLSQSKMDKEVQVSASGMMNSAVFGQIIILIVYLPIFTLEGIEGKMFKPMAQTVAFALLGAFILSLTYIPMMSTLFLSKKITHKQTLSDRMMNHLERFFQKYLSKVLRYQKVVLATVLGLFVAAVFVLTTLGGEFIPSLPEGDFAVDTRVLPGSNLNTSIEAVSKASKILLQKFPEVEKVVGKTGSSEVPTDPMAVDASDMMVILKHRSEWTSAQTYPELEAKMSKALEDVPGVSFGFQYPVAMRFNELISGARQDVVCKIFGENLDTLAVYANKLGKICNTVNGSEALYVEAVTGMPQIVVKYNRAAIAQYGMNISDINRVVNAAFAGEISGMVYEGEKRFDLVVRLAGDKRKRLEDVQHLLVATPQGTQIPLSTVASVDIEEGLNQIQRENSQRRIIVGFNVRGRDIQSTVHELQQKVGQQIKLPPGYYITYGGAFENLEAAKQRLYVAVPVSLVLIFLLLFFAFRSVKQGLLIYTSIPLSAIGGIFALAIRGISFSVSAGIGFIALFGVAVLNGIVLLGEFNRLKKEGYTDLKRIVIMGTKTRLRPVLMTAFVASLGFLPMALSHGEGAEVQRPLATVVIGGLLIATFLTLFVLPILYMTFNKGVSVPKKATGAISVLLFMLMATNANAQTPITLQQAIDTALMNNRFVKNERLKTEYRQKLVQSGTNIPPTQVFGEYGQINSYYKDTRMGISQTINFPTVYKRQKELLNEEWKSSVLNVSVQEAQLKKQVTQVFYTLVYLQQKKALLQQNDTLFAEFLDKATLRFNKGESNVLEKTTAENQRGQIGLQLSQLEKDMELLQLQFHLLLNTETVFVPSENGTLENNIAGIDTAALAAHPAMQFLKQQQQIAQATTKMERSKLSPDLTLGYNITGMKGMGADDKVYNSTPRFQAVQVGLGIPIFTGGQKAKINAAKINEEVAAKDYELNLKNFETAFASALKQYQKYQEAVAYFEHTALKNAETITATANKQFLNGDINYLEWALLIGQSVSIKSDYIEAVKSRNSAIAELNFYLNK; this is encoded by the coding sequence ATGCTGAATAAAATCATTGAGTTCTCTATCAAGAACAAACTCATTATAGGGCTGTTTATGCTTGCCCTTATCGGTTACGGCGTTTATGAGATAAAACGCCTGCCGATTGATGCCGTACCGGACATTACCAATAATCAGGTACAGGTCATTACCACCGCCCCGGCACTCGGAGCCCCCGATGTGGAACGTTTGATTACATTCCCTATTGAACAGGTTAACAATAATATCCCCGGTCTTCTCGAACTCCGCAGCTTTTCCCGTTTCGGGTTGTCGGTAGTTACCATCGTTTTTGACGACAACACGGATATTTACTGGGCAAGGCAACAGGTTGCGGAAAGATTGCAACAAGCGCAGGAACAGATACCGAAAGGATTTGGTACACCTGTACTTGCTCCTGTTACAACAGGATTAGGTGAAATCTACCAATACACCGTCCGTCCCAAAAAAGGCTATGAAAACAAATACAATGCTATGGAACTGCGCACTATTCAGGACTGGATAGTCCGCAGGCAGCTATTGGGCGTGAAAGGCGTGGCGGAAGTGAGCAGCTTTGGTGGTTTGCTCAAACAGTATGAAATAGCCGTAACACCGGAAAAGCTAATGGCATACAACATTGCCATCGGCGATGTATTCAACGCACTCGAAAAGAACAACCAAAATACAGGTGGTGCATACATAGAAAAAGGCCCCACCATTTTGTTTATTCGCAGCGAGGGTCTGGTAGGCAATATGGATGACATTCAGAACATCGTTGTCAAAAACCTGCCCAATGGTACACCGCTTTTAATCCGTGACATTGGAGCAGTACACTTTGGAAACGCACCACGCTATGGGGCTATGACCTACAACGGTCAACAACAGGTTTCGGGAGCGGTAGTAATGATGCTGAAAGGTGCGAACAGCAACGAAGTCATTAAAAATATCAAACAGCGGATTGCGCAGATAGAAAAATCCCTGCCCGAAGGGGTTACGATAGACCCGTTCCTTGACCGTACCAAAATGGTGAACAATGCTATCAGTACCGTTACCAGAAACCTGATGGAAGGTGCGCTGATTGTAATTTTTGTACTGGTACTATTTCTTGGCAACCTACGGGCAGGACTGCTCGTAGCCTCTGTTATCCCGCTGTCCATGCTGTTCGCCATTATCCTGATGAACACCTTTGGCGTGAGTGGAAACCTGATGAGTTTGGGGGCTTTGGATTTTGGTCTGATTGTGGACGGTGCGGTAATCATTGTGGAAGCAGTTATGCACAAGCTATCCCACAGTAAGCGGTTTAGTAATGTAAATAACCTTTCCCAGTCCAAAATGGATAAAGAGGTACAGGTTTCCGCATCGGGGATGATGAATAGTGCTGTTTTCGGACAAATCATCATTCTGATAGTTTACCTGCCCATTTTTACGCTGGAGGGCATCGAGGGCAAAATGTTCAAGCCAATGGCGCAGACCGTAGCCTTTGCCCTGCTCGGTGCATTTATCCTTTCGCTCACCTATATTCCTATGATGAGTACCTTGTTTTTGAGTAAGAAAATTACGCACAAGCAAACGCTTTCGGACAGAATGATGAACCATCTGGAGCGTTTTTTTCAAAAATACCTGTCCAAAGTGCTGCGCTACCAAAAAGTAGTTCTTGCAACCGTTTTAGGTTTGTTTGTGGCGGCGGTTTTTGTGCTTACCACACTCGGCGGCGAATTTATCCCGTCATTGCCCGAAGGTGATTTTGCCGTAGATACAAGGGTGTTGCCGGGCAGCAACCTGAATACGTCCATTGAGGCGGTTTCAAAGGCATCTAAAATCCTACTCCAAAAATTTCCCGAAGTGGAAAAAGTGGTAGGCAAAACCGGGAGCAGCGAAGTGCCTACCGACCCGATGGCGGTAGATGCCTCAGATATGATGGTCATCCTGAAACACCGCAGCGAATGGACGTCCGCACAAACCTATCCTGAACTGGAAGCCAAAATGTCAAAAGCATTGGAAGACGTTCCGGGGGTATCGTTTGGCTTTCAGTATCCCGTGGCGATGCGTTTCAACGAACTGATTTCGGGGGCAAGGCAGGATGTGGTCTGTAAAATATTCGGCGAGAATTTGGACACGCTGGCGGTATATGCTAATAAACTGGGCAAAATCTGCAACACAGTAAACGGAAGTGAGGCGTTGTATGTGGAAGCCGTAACGGGTATGCCACAGATTGTTGTAAAGTACAACCGTGCTGCTATTGCCCAATATGGTATGAACATCAGCGACATCAACCGTGTGGTCAACGCCGCATTTGCAGGCGAAATCAGTGGTATGGTGTATGAGGGTGAAAAACGGTTTGACCTCGTGGTACGCTTGGCGGGCGACAAAAGGAAAAGGCTGGAAGATGTACAGCATCTTTTGGTAGCAACGCCGCAGGGTACGCAAATTCCTTTAAGCACCGTAGCAAGCGTGGACATAGAAGAAGGGTTGAACCAGATACAGCGTGAAAATTCGCAACGCAGGATTATTGTGGGCTTCAACGTCCGTGGCAGGGACATTCAAAGTACCGTCCACGAACTACAACAGAAAGTAGGGCAACAGATAAAACTGCCACCGGGTTATTACATCACTTACGGCGGAGCTTTTGAAAACCTTGAAGCTGCCAAACAGCGTTTGTACGTGGCGGTTCCGGTTTCGCTGGTGCTGATTTTCCTGCTCCTGTTCTTTGCGTTCCGTTCCGTAAAGCAGGGCTTGCTCATTTACACGTCCATACCGCTTTCCGCCATCGGAGGCATTTTTGCATTGGCGATAAGGGGCATTTCGTTCAGCGTGAGTGCGGGTATCGGTTTTATCGCCCTGTTCGGCGTAGCCGTGCTGAACGGCATCGTACTGTTGGGTGAATTTAACCGCCTGAAAAAAGAAGGCTATACCGACCTGAAACGCATCGTCATTATGGGAACCAAAACCCGTTTGCGCCCTGTGCTGATGACGGCTTTCGTGGCTTCTTTGGGATTTTTACCGATGGCGTTGAGCCACGGTGAGGGTGCGGAAGTACAAAGACCGCTGGCAACGGTGGTGATTGGCGGCTTGCTGATTGCCACGTTCCTGACGCTTTTTGTGTTGCCCATTTTGTATATGACGTTCAACAAAGGCGTTTCCGTTCCCAAAAAAGCGACAGGTGCTATTTCCGTCCTGTTGTTTATGTTGATGGCTACAAACGCAAACGCCCAAACCCCGATAACCTTGCAGCAGGCAATTGACACAGCTTTGATGAATAACCGCTTTGTAAAAAACGAACGGTTAAAAACCGAGTACCGACAGAAACTTGTTCAGTCGGGAACCAACATCCCGCCAACGCAGGTTTTTGGTGAATACGGGCAAATCAACAGTTATTACAAAGACACAAGGATGGGCATTTCGCAGACCATCAATTTCCCGACCGTTTATAAACGGCAAAAGGAACTGCTGAACGAGGAGTGGAAAAGCAGCGTGCTGAACGTGAGCGTACAGGAAGCGCAGCTTAAAAAGCAGGTAACACAGGTGTTTTACACACTCGTGTATCTGCAACAGAAAAAAGCGTTACTGCAACAGAATGATACTCTTTTTGCGGAATTTCTCGACAAAGCCACACTTCGTTTCAACAAAGGCGAGAGCAACGTACTCGAAAAGACCACCGCCGAAAACCAGCGTGGGCAAATTGGGTTGCAACTTTCGCAATTAGAAAAAGACATGGAACTGTTGCAGTTACAATTCCATTTGCTGCTAAACACCGAAACGGTCTTTGTCCCATCTGAAAATGGAACATTGGAAAACAATATTGCAGGTATAGATACTGCGGCACTGGCTGCACATCCTGCCATGCAGTTTTTGAAACAGCAGCAGCAAATTGCACAAGCTACCACGAAAATGGAACGCTCCAAGTTGTCGCCCGACCTGACTTTGGGCTACAATATTACCGGGATGAAAGGAATGGGTGCGGACGACAAGGTGTACAACAGCACACCCCGTTTTCAGGCGGTGCAGGTAGGTTTGGGCATCCCGATTTTTACGGGTGGTCAGAAAGCAAAAATCAATGCAGCAAAAATTAACGAGGAAGTAGCTGCAAAAGATTACGAACTCAACCTGAAAAATTTTGAAACCGCGTTTGCCTCGGCGTTGAAGCAGTACCAGAAATATCAGGAAGCGGTCGCTTATTTTGAGCACACCGCATTGAAAAATGCCGAAACCATTACCGCTACCGCCAACAAGCAGTTCCTGAACGGTGATATCAATTATCTGGAATGGGCGTTGCTTATAGGTCAGTCGGTCAGCATCAAAAGTGATTACATTGAAGCGGTAAAAAGCAGGAACAGTGCCATTGCCGAACTTAATTTTTACCTCAATAAATAA
- the mobC gene encoding conjugal transfer protein MobC, which translates to MQGEDDLRGLAKIMAFMRAVSIIMVLMHFYWFCFGFFAQRGWTLEIIAKILTNFNRTAGLFSNTLYTKIFALILLALSCLGTKGVKNEKITWRKIYIALAIGFVLFFLNTPLLKLSAGMATSFYILTTSLGYIALMMAGVWMSRLLRNNLMDDVFNNENESFQQETKCIENEYSVNLPTKFYYKGKWNNGWINVVNPFRASIVLGTPGSGKSYAIVNNYIKQHIEKGFSMYIYDFKFDDLSTIAYNHLLKHTDKYKVKPQFYVINFDDPRRSHRCNPLNPVFMTDISDAYEAAYTIMLNLNKSWITKQGDFFVESPIILLAAIIWYLKIYENGKYCTFPHAIELLNKKYADVFTILTSYPELENYLSPFMDAWLGGAQDQLQGQIASAKIPLSRMISPQLYWVMTGDDFSLDINNPKEPKILCVGNNPDRQNIYSAALGLYNSRIVKLINKKGQLKSSVIIDELPTIYFRGLDNLIATARSNKVAVCLGFQDYSQLTRDYGDKESKVIQNTVGNIFSGQVVGETAKNLSERFGKVLQKRQSMTINRNDKSTSISTQMDSLIPASKISTLTQGMFVGAVSDNFDERIEQKIFHAEIVVDGERVAAETKAYKKIPQILSFVDESGADNMKQEIENNYKQIKLDVVNIVEREMERIKNDPDLQHLVQQEK; encoded by the coding sequence ATGCAAGGAGAAGACGATTTAAGAGGGCTTGCCAAAATAATGGCATTTATGAGGGCAGTAAGCATCATTATGGTGTTGATGCACTTCTATTGGTTCTGTTTCGGGTTCTTTGCCCAACGTGGCTGGACACTCGAAATTATCGCTAAGATACTCACCAATTTCAACCGCACCGCAGGACTGTTTTCAAACACACTGTACACCAAGATTTTTGCTTTAATACTGTTAGCGTTAAGTTGCCTCGGAACTAAGGGCGTAAAGAATGAAAAGATAACATGGCGTAAGATTTACATTGCCTTAGCTATCGGCTTTGTCCTGTTCTTCCTGAACACACCGCTTTTAAAACTGTCCGCAGGTATGGCTACTTCATTTTATATCCTCACCACCTCGCTGGGCTATATCGCTTTAATGATGGCGGGTGTATGGATGAGCCGTTTGCTGCGCAACAACCTGATGGACGATGTTTTCAATAATGAGAACGAAAGTTTCCAGCAGGAAACAAAGTGCATCGAAAATGAATATTCGGTAAACCTTCCCACAAAATTTTACTACAAGGGGAAATGGAACAACGGTTGGATTAACGTTGTCAATCCTTTTCGTGCCTCAATCGTGCTGGGTACTCCGGGCAGTGGAAAATCGTATGCCATCGTAAATAATTACATCAAGCAGCACATTGAGAAAGGTTTTAGTATGTACATCTACGATTTCAAGTTTGACGACCTTTCCACGATTGCCTATAACCATTTATTGAAGCACACCGATAAGTATAAAGTAAAGCCGCAATTTTACGTCATCAACTTTGACGACCCACGCCGGAGCCACCGATGCAACCCGCTCAATCCCGTTTTTATGACGGATATATCGGATGCTTACGAAGCCGCTTATACCATCATGCTAAACCTTAACAAGTCGTGGATTACCAAGCAAGGGGATTTCTTTGTAGAAAGTCCAATTATCCTGCTGGCGGCAATCATTTGGTATCTGAAGATTTATGAAAATGGCAAATATTGTACGTTCCCTCATGCTATCGAATTGCTGAACAAAAAATACGCAGACGTATTTACTATACTTACTTCATACCCCGAACTGGAAAACTATTTATCTCCCTTCATGGATGCTTGGTTGGGCGGCGCACAAGACCAGTTACAGGGACAAATCGCATCGGCTAAAATTCCATTGTCAAGAATGATTAGCCCGCAGTTGTATTGGGTAATGACAGGCGATGATTTTTCGTTGGATATTAATAACCCTAAAGAGCCAAAGATTTTATGCGTGGGTAATAATCCCGACCGACAAAATATTTATTCCGCAGCTTTAGGTTTATACAATTCACGCATTGTAAAACTCATCAATAAAAAGGGGCAACTAAAGAGTTCCGTTATCATAGATGAATTGCCAACAATTTATTTTAGGGGGCTGGACAATCTTATTGCAACAGCACGTAGTAATAAGGTGGCAGTCTGTTTGGGCTTTCAGGATTATTCGCAATTGACAAGAGATTACGGCGACAAAGAAAGCAAGGTTATACAAAATACAGTGGGTAATATTTTCTCCGGTCAGGTGGTTGGCGAAACTGCTAAAAACCTTTCGGAGCGTTTCGGTAAGGTGTTGCAGAAACGACAAAGTATGACGATTAACCGAAACGATAAATCTACATCTATATCTACCCAAATGGATAGCCTGATACCAGCTTCTAAGATTTCAACACTTACACAGGGTATGTTTGTGGGTGCGGTATCGGACAACTTTGATGAACGTATTGAGCAGAAAATTTTCCACGCCGAAATTGTAGTAGATGGTGAAAGGGTCGCCGCCGAAACCAAAGCCTACAAAAAGATACCGCAGATACTATCCTTTGTAGATGAAAGTGGAGCCGATAATATGAAGCAGGAAATTGAGAACAATTACAAGCAGATAAAGCTGGACGTTGTGAATATTGTTGAGCGTGAAATGGAACGTATTAAAAATGACCCGGATTTACAGCATTTGGTGCAACAGGAAAAGTAA
- a CDS encoding TMEM175 family protein, whose translation MKKERFEAITDAILAIISTLMVLEIKIGELTTSNIHHFIAQIVIYVVSFTYIGILWLNHHNMFRHIELVDNKTIWVNFWLLFSTSLIPLATITIDENFFDTKSHVFFGSVLAVVLFFYSLLEERVYKISQHKYNDTNRKMNWASTLIFVASIPLSYVSIYISSAIFVLVPFSYLLLPNKARQN comes from the coding sequence ATGAAAAAAGAAAGGTTTGAAGCAATCACAGATGCAATATTGGCTATTATTTCAACATTAATGGTGTTGGAAATTAAAATAGGTGAACTGACAACATCGAATATTCATCATTTTATTGCACAAATAGTTATCTATGTGGTGAGTTTTACATACATCGGTATTCTATGGCTCAACCATCACAATATGTTTCGACATATTGAACTGGTGGACAATAAGACGATTTGGGTAAACTTTTGGCTGCTGTTCAGCACTTCTTTAATCCCGCTTGCAACTATAACCATCGACGAAAACTTTTTTGATACAAAAAGTCACGTTTTTTTCGGAAGCGTTTTAGCTGTTGTGTTATTCTTCTATTCCTTATTGGAAGAGCGGGTTTATAAAATATCCCAACACAAATACAACGACACTAATCGCAAAATGAATTGGGCATCTACATTAATTTTTGTAGCAAGCATTCCTTTAAGTTATGTCAGTATTTATATTTCGTCTGCCATCTTTGTGTTAGTTCCATTTTCATATCTTTTGTTACCCAATAAAGCAAGGCAAAATTGA
- a CDS encoding SDR family oxidoreductase: protein MKATKVLVLGANGAIAQHVINFLSENKEIELTLFARNADHIKQFEASAKIIEGDVLNTNDLNEAIKGQDIVYANLSGAVDKMANKIVSTMQANNVTRLIFVTSLGIYKEVAGKFGEWNEMMIGSDLIPYRKAADVIEKSDLDYTVVRPSWLSNNDETDYETTQKGEPFRGTEVARKAVAAYITDLIENPHKDIKASVGVNKPGVYGDKPAFY from the coding sequence ATGAAAGCAACAAAAGTATTGGTATTGGGTGCAAACGGAGCGATTGCACAACACGTCATAAATTTCCTATCAGAAAATAAAGAAATCGAACTGACATTGTTTGCAAGAAACGCCGACCATATAAAACAGTTTGAAGCATCCGCAAAAATCATTGAAGGAGATGTGTTAAACACAAACGATTTGAACGAAGCCATCAAAGGACAGGATATTGTTTATGCCAACCTTTCGGGTGCTGTAGATAAGATGGCAAATAAAATTGTATCTACAATGCAGGCAAATAATGTGACGCGTTTGATATTCGTAACCTCATTAGGTATTTACAAAGAGGTGGCAGGCAAATTTGGAGAATGGAACGAAATGATGATTGGTTCTGATTTAATTCCTTATCGTAAAGCGGCTGATGTAATCGAAAAGTCAGATTTAGACTATACAGTTGTTCGTCCCTCTTGGCTATCAAACAATGATGAAACAGATTATGAAACCACGCAAAAAGGAGAACCGTTCAGAGGTACGGAAGTGGCAAGAAAAGCAGTAGCGGCGTACATAACCGACCTTATCGAAAATCCGCACAAAGATATAAAAGCAAGCGTTGGGGTCAATAAACCGGGCGTTTACGGAGATAAACCAGCTTTCTATTAA
- a CDS encoding alpha/beta hydrolase, producing MSTEAIKFKNVAWDNAGILHFPADFDANKKYAAIVTMHPIGSCKEQTAGNVYGKALADAGFVVLAFDASFQGESGGTPRYLENPYQRTDDVRYAIDYLETLPYVDADKIGILGVCGGGAYSLNIAMTERRIKAVVSITGVNFGRLLRDGFAGGSPMEVLNNVAAQRSLEAKGGDVLTINMLPDSVAAGKAAGIEDIDVLEATDYYKTSRGQTKGGVTSAVYSRMAVGMGWDAFYLSETLLTQPILVVIGDKPGGFGAFRDGYEIVRRAASAKKELLVVNGFSHYDLYDQPEPVKQALEKAIPFFKENL from the coding sequence ATGAGTACAGAAGCAATAAAATTTAAGAATGTAGCTTGGGATAATGCAGGGATTTTGCATTTCCCCGCTGACTTTGACGCAAACAAAAAATATGCAGCTATTGTAACCATGCACCCCATAGGAAGCTGCAAAGAACAGACAGCAGGTAATGTTTATGGTAAGGCACTGGCAGATGCAGGCTTTGTGGTATTGGCATTTGATGCGTCTTTTCAGGGAGAAAGTGGCGGAACGCCGAGATACCTTGAAAACCCGTACCAGCGTACCGATGATGTTCGATACGCTATTGATTATTTAGAAACTCTCCCTTATGTAGATGCCGATAAAATCGGTATTCTTGGCGTATGCGGTGGTGGTGCTTATTCACTCAACATTGCGATGACCGAACGCCGTATCAAGGCCGTTGTATCCATTACGGGGGTTAACTTTGGTCGTTTGCTCCGTGACGGTTTTGCAGGTGGAAGCCCGATGGAAGTATTGAACAATGTGGCAGCCCAACGTTCTTTGGAAGCAAAGGGTGGGGATGTATTGACCATCAATATGCTGCCTGATAGCGTAGCAGCGGGAAAAGCAGCCGGTATTGAAGATATAGATGTGCTGGAAGCTACCGATTATTACAAGACTTCCCGTGGTCAGACCAAAGGCGGAGTGACAAGTGCCGTGTATTCCCGTATGGCTGTGGGGATGGGCTGGGATGCGTTCTACCTGTCTGAAACGTTACTGACACAGCCTATCCTTGTGGTCATCGGTGACAAACCGGGAGGCTTCGGAGCATTCAGGGACGGATATGAAATTGTCCGCCGTGCTGCTTCAGCTAAAAAAGAGCTTTTGGTGGTGAACGGTTTCTCCCACTACGATCTGTATGACCAGCCGGAGCCTGTGAAACAGGCATTGGAAAAAGCTATTCCTTTCTTTAAAGAGAACCTTTAA
- a CDS encoding alpha/beta hydrolase — MSQQKVNFKNSNNGNITMAAVINFPEGFNESQKYPTVVVSHPGGGVKEQASGLYAKKLAEQGFLTIAYDASYQGESTGEPRQLENPYIRTEDVSAVIDYLTTLPYVDQENIGAMGICAGAGYTANAAINDHRIKAVGIVSAVNIGQMFRNGWENTVKDADALPYLLAGSNARTAEAKGENPTMPLAPMKEEDAPNEELREAWEYYHTNRCQYPTAPGWTTLRSLMQIISYDAYNKAEAFFTQPLLAVVGSSAGSAWMSDDLISRAASADKTKYIVEGANHMTLYDREKEVNEAVGQLAPFFKKNLA, encoded by the coding sequence GTCACAGCAAAAAGTCAATTTCAAAAACAGTAATAACGGAAACATTACAATGGCAGCCGTTATCAATTTCCCTGAAGGATTTAATGAAAGTCAAAAATATCCAACTGTAGTTGTTTCACATCCCGGTGGTGGTGTTAAGGAACAGGCATCAGGACTGTATGCTAAGAAACTGGCAGAACAGGGCTTTTTAACAATTGCTTATGATGCATCTTATCAGGGCGAAAGTACCGGGGAACCACGTCAATTGGAAAACCCATATATCCGTACAGAAGATGTAAGTGCGGTAATCGATTACCTGACGACATTACCTTATGTAGACCAGGAGAACATTGGCGCAATGGGAATTTGTGCAGGAGCAGGTTATACGGCCAATGCAGCCATCAATGACCACAGAATTAAAGCCGTAGGAATAGTGAGTGCCGTAAACATTGGCCAAATGTTCCGTAACGGTTGGGAAAACACTGTTAAAGATGCAGATGCTTTGCCGTACTTGTTGGCTGGGTCAAATGCAAGAACAGCAGAAGCAAAAGGAGAAAACCCAACGATGCCGCTTGCCCCGATGAAGGAAGAGGATGCACCGAACGAAGAATTAAGAGAGGCTTGGGAGTATTACCATACCAACCGTTGCCAATATCCAACGGCTCCGGGATGGACTACATTGAGAAGCCTTATGCAAATCATCTCTTATGATGCGTACAACAAAGCGGAAGCTTTCTTTACACAACCTTTATTGGCAGTAGTAGGAAGCAGCGCAGGTAGCGCATGGATGAGTGATGACCTGATTAGCCGTGCAGCTTCGGCAGACAAAACAAAATATATAGTGGAAGGTGCTAATCACATGACCCTGTACGACCGTGAAAAAGAAGTGAATGAAGCAGTTGGACAATTGGCTCCCTTCTTCAAGAAAAACCTTGCCTAA